In one window of Primulina tabacum isolate GXHZ01 chromosome 8, ASM2559414v2, whole genome shotgun sequence DNA:
- the LOC142553653 gene encoding histone-lysine N-methyltransferase ASHH3-like isoform X3 has product MPAMKKNAECVGCEQVFSKLVKEIGSPVDFELPEWLNKWKPTCSFIRRNVYLTKKIKRRDDGIFCSCSSTPGSSGVCGRDCLCSMLRSSCSSGCDCGSSCLNKPFHQRPVKRMKNVQTEKCGTGIVAEEDINQGEFVIEYVGEVIDDKTCEERLWKMKHREETNFYLCEINRDMVIDATYKGNKSRYINHSCCPNTEMQKWMIDGETRIGIFATRDIKMGEHLTYDYQFVQFGADQDCHCGAADCWRKLGIKPNRTKMPSSDAALKIVACQVAGNSAEVYSNGVPVVKDLLNASSQRRKRHHNCIGSVIKIFNFSDKRSFGLIRYFDNTTRKHLMEIQSS; this is encoded by the exons ATGCCTGCTATGAAAAAG AATGCTGAATGTGTCGGATGTGAGCAAGTGTTCAGTAAATTGGTGAAGGAGATTGGAAGTCCAGTTGATTTTGAACTTCCCGAATGGTTAAATAAATGGAAACCAACGTGCTCCTTTATCAGGCGTA ATGTTTACCTGACTAAGAAGATAAAAAGGCGGGACGATGGCATCTTTTGCTCGTGCAGCTCAACACCTGGATCTTCTGGTGTTTGTGGTAGAGATTGCCTCTGTAG CATGCTAAGGTCTAGCTGCTCTTCAGGATGTGATTGTGGGAGCTCGTGTCTTAATAAGCCCTTTCATCAAAGACCTGTGAAGAGGATGAAAAACGTTCAG ACTGAGAAATGTGGAACGGGCATTGTGGCTGAAGAAGATATCAATCAAGGGGAGTTTGTGATAGAATATGTTGGAGAAG TTATTGATGATAAAACATGTGAGGAAAGATTATGGAAAATGAAACACCGTGAAgaaacaaatttttatctgtgtgAAATCAACCGAGACATGGTGATTGATGCCACATACAAGGGAAACAAGTCAAGATACATAAATCACAGTTGTTGTCCCAATACCGAAATGCAGAAATG GATGATCGATGGTGAGACAAGAATCGGTATATTTGCCACACGTGATATTAAAATGGGCGAGCACCTGACCTATGACTATCA GTTTGTGCAGTTTGGTGCAGATCAAGATTGCCACTGTGGTGCTGCAGACTGCTGGCGAAAACTGGGGATCAAACCAAACAGAACAAAAATGCCTTCTTCAGATGCTGCATTGAAAATAGTGGCATGCCAAGTGGCTGGAAACTCAGCCGAG GTTTATTCAAATGGAGTTCCTGTTGTAA AAGATTTACTTAATGCTTCCTCTCAGAGAAGGAAGAGGCACCATAATTGCATCGGTTcagttattaaaatatttaatttttctgaTAAAAG GTCATTTGGGCTAATAAGATATTTTGATAACACCACGAGAAAGCATCTG ATGGAAATTCAGAGTTCCTAG
- the LOC142553655 gene encoding cyclin-dependent kinase inhibitor 4-like isoform X1: MGKYMRKAKTAGDTAVMEMSHSSSLGVRTRAKTLALQRLQSTAASTVAPPDDSCYLELRSRRLEKQPPPLQLNSREDQGLEHSEDRTREECFEAALISCSVGAGGLEIEASFGGNNLDTEANSRSTKQITPSNSTRGAGTPCSSTRKAHSRIPSQRLPLNAVFVNMPALHELEDFFAIEEQAMQRHFIEKYNFDCVNDSPLPGRYEWVKQSL, from the exons ATGGGGAAGTACATGAGGAAAGCTAAAACTGCCGGTGACACGGCGGTCATGGAGATGTCACATTCATCATCACTCGGCGTACGTACTCGCGCCAAAACATTAGCTCTCCAGCGCCTCCAGTCCACCGCCGCTTCTACTGTTGCTCCGCCTGACGACTCGTGCTACCTTGAGCTTCGCTCGCGGCGGCTGGAGAAACAGCCGCCACCGCTTCAGCTTAATTCGCGAGAAGATCAAGGACTGGAACACTCCGAGGACAGAACTCGCGAGGAGTGTTTTGAAGCAGCTTTGATTTCGTGTTCGGTAGGGGCGGGTGGTTTGGAAATCGAGGCTTCTTTCGGTGGAAATAATCTTGATACTGAAGCTAACAG CAGGAGCACTAAGCAAATCACTCCCAGTAATTCAACTAGGGGCGCAGGGACCCCCTGCTCTTCGACTCGAAAGGCGCATTCGAGGATACCTAGCCAAAGGTTGCCCTTAAATGCTGTTTTCGTAAACATGCCTGCACTGCATGAGTTGGAGGATTTCTTTGCTATTGAGGAGCAAGCCATGCAACGCCATTTTATAGAAAA ATACAACTTCGACTGTGTGAATGATTCACCTCTCCCGGGACGTTATGAATGGGTGAAACAGAGTCTTTGA
- the LOC142553653 gene encoding histone-lysine N-methyltransferase ASHH3-like isoform X2: protein MELMQNAECVGCEQVFSKLVKEIGSPVDFELPEWLNKWKPTCSFIRRNVYLTKKIKRRDDGIFCSCSSTPGSSGVCGRDCLCSMLRSSCSSGCDCGSSCLNKPFHQRPVKRMKNVQTEKCGTGIVAEEDINQGEFVIEYVGEVIDDKTCEERLWKMKHREETNFYLCEINRDMVIDATYKGNKSRYINHSCCPNTEMQKWMIDGETRIGIFATRDIKMGEHLTYDYQFVQFGADQDCHCGAADCWRKLGIKPNRTKMPSSDAALKIVACQVAGNSAEVYSNGVPVVKDLLNASSQRRKRHHNCIGSVIKIFNFSDKRSFGLIRYFDNTTRKHLIAFEDGNSEFLDLSKEEWEFCKC, encoded by the exons ATGGAACTCATGCAg AATGCTGAATGTGTCGGATGTGAGCAAGTGTTCAGTAAATTGGTGAAGGAGATTGGAAGTCCAGTTGATTTTGAACTTCCCGAATGGTTAAATAAATGGAAACCAACGTGCTCCTTTATCAGGCGTA ATGTTTACCTGACTAAGAAGATAAAAAGGCGGGACGATGGCATCTTTTGCTCGTGCAGCTCAACACCTGGATCTTCTGGTGTTTGTGGTAGAGATTGCCTCTGTAG CATGCTAAGGTCTAGCTGCTCTTCAGGATGTGATTGTGGGAGCTCGTGTCTTAATAAGCCCTTTCATCAAAGACCTGTGAAGAGGATGAAAAACGTTCAG ACTGAGAAATGTGGAACGGGCATTGTGGCTGAAGAAGATATCAATCAAGGGGAGTTTGTGATAGAATATGTTGGAGAAG TTATTGATGATAAAACATGTGAGGAAAGATTATGGAAAATGAAACACCGTGAAgaaacaaatttttatctgtgtgAAATCAACCGAGACATGGTGATTGATGCCACATACAAGGGAAACAAGTCAAGATACATAAATCACAGTTGTTGTCCCAATACCGAAATGCAGAAATG GATGATCGATGGTGAGACAAGAATCGGTATATTTGCCACACGTGATATTAAAATGGGCGAGCACCTGACCTATGACTATCA GTTTGTGCAGTTTGGTGCAGATCAAGATTGCCACTGTGGTGCTGCAGACTGCTGGCGAAAACTGGGGATCAAACCAAACAGAACAAAAATGCCTTCTTCAGATGCTGCATTGAAAATAGTGGCATGCCAAGTGGCTGGAAACTCAGCCGAG GTTTATTCAAATGGAGTTCCTGTTGTAA AAGATTTACTTAATGCTTCCTCTCAGAGAAGGAAGAGGCACCATAATTGCATCGGTTcagttattaaaatatttaatttttctgaTAAAAG GTCATTTGGGCTAATAAGATATTTTGATAACACCACGAGAAAGCATCT GATTGCTTTTGAAGATGGAAATTCAGAGTTCCTAGACTTATCCAAAGAAGAATGGGAATTTTGTAAATGCTGA
- the LOC142553657 gene encoding uncharacterized protein LOC142553657 — MDVNSWFRRSFNKLKITSQSHPSSAAPASDVAPSSISRNKSKEEEEQLYGVTDRLVEFVKSFSIETFRSFSLPDGEGSIADGGNSGNVRKDLSDWQENHAMLVLSRVKELSQLRFKLCPRYLKEEQFWRIYFALVRSYVTEYELRAVRLAKLKQIRAENDNVSNSSTCEVELSDVKFILPPNSGSSVEQK; from the exons ATGGATGTGAATTCATGGTTCAGACGCAGTTTTAACAAGCTTAAAATCACCTCCCAGTCCCATCCCTCTTCCGCCGCCCCCGCTTCCGACGTAGCGCCGTCATCCATCTCCAGAAACAAAAGCAAAGAAGAAGAGGAGCAGCTATACGGTGTAACCGATCGCTTGGTAGAATTCGTCAAATCCTTCTCAATTGAAACTTTCAGAAGCTTTTCTCTACCCG ATGGCGAGGGAAGTATTGCTGATGGTGGAAACTCTGGAAATGTACGGAAGGATCTTTCCGATTGGCAAGAAAATCACGCGATGCTTGTTCTTTCCAGAGTCAAG GAACTTTCACAGCTTAGGTTTAAGTTATGTCCTCGGTATTTGAAAGAAGAGCAGTTTTGGAGAATATATTTCGCCCTTGTGAGGAGTTATGTGACCGA ATATGAGTTGCGTGCTGTACGACTAGCCAAGCTCAAACAGATTAGGGCAGAAAACGATAATGTCTCCAACAGCAGTACCTGTGAAGTTGAATTGTCTGACGTGAAATTCATATTGCCCCCGAACTCTGGGTCTTCTGTGGAACAAAAGTAA
- the LOC142553653 gene encoding histone-lysine N-methyltransferase ASHH3-like isoform X1 translates to MPAMKKNAECVGCEQVFSKLVKEIGSPVDFELPEWLNKWKPTCSFIRRNVYLTKKIKRRDDGIFCSCSSTPGSSGVCGRDCLCSMLRSSCSSGCDCGSSCLNKPFHQRPVKRMKNVQTEKCGTGIVAEEDINQGEFVIEYVGEVIDDKTCEERLWKMKHREETNFYLCEINRDMVIDATYKGNKSRYINHSCCPNTEMQKWMIDGETRIGIFATRDIKMGEHLTYDYQFVQFGADQDCHCGAADCWRKLGIKPNRTKMPSSDAALKIVACQVAGNSAEVYSNGVPVVKDLLNASSQRRKRHHNCIGSVIKIFNFSDKRSFGLIRYFDNTTRKHLIAFEDGNSEFLDLSKEEWEFCKC, encoded by the exons ATGCCTGCTATGAAAAAG AATGCTGAATGTGTCGGATGTGAGCAAGTGTTCAGTAAATTGGTGAAGGAGATTGGAAGTCCAGTTGATTTTGAACTTCCCGAATGGTTAAATAAATGGAAACCAACGTGCTCCTTTATCAGGCGTA ATGTTTACCTGACTAAGAAGATAAAAAGGCGGGACGATGGCATCTTTTGCTCGTGCAGCTCAACACCTGGATCTTCTGGTGTTTGTGGTAGAGATTGCCTCTGTAG CATGCTAAGGTCTAGCTGCTCTTCAGGATGTGATTGTGGGAGCTCGTGTCTTAATAAGCCCTTTCATCAAAGACCTGTGAAGAGGATGAAAAACGTTCAG ACTGAGAAATGTGGAACGGGCATTGTGGCTGAAGAAGATATCAATCAAGGGGAGTTTGTGATAGAATATGTTGGAGAAG TTATTGATGATAAAACATGTGAGGAAAGATTATGGAAAATGAAACACCGTGAAgaaacaaatttttatctgtgtgAAATCAACCGAGACATGGTGATTGATGCCACATACAAGGGAAACAAGTCAAGATACATAAATCACAGTTGTTGTCCCAATACCGAAATGCAGAAATG GATGATCGATGGTGAGACAAGAATCGGTATATTTGCCACACGTGATATTAAAATGGGCGAGCACCTGACCTATGACTATCA GTTTGTGCAGTTTGGTGCAGATCAAGATTGCCACTGTGGTGCTGCAGACTGCTGGCGAAAACTGGGGATCAAACCAAACAGAACAAAAATGCCTTCTTCAGATGCTGCATTGAAAATAGTGGCATGCCAAGTGGCTGGAAACTCAGCCGAG GTTTATTCAAATGGAGTTCCTGTTGTAA AAGATTTACTTAATGCTTCCTCTCAGAGAAGGAAGAGGCACCATAATTGCATCGGTTcagttattaaaatatttaatttttctgaTAAAAG GTCATTTGGGCTAATAAGATATTTTGATAACACCACGAGAAAGCATCT GATTGCTTTTGAAGATGGAAATTCAGAGTTCCTAGACTTATCCAAAGAAGAATGGGAATTTTGTAAATGCTGA
- the LOC142553655 gene encoding cyclin-dependent kinase inhibitor 3-like isoform X2 → MGKYMRKAKTAGDTAVMEMSHSSSLGVRTRAKTLALQRLQSTAASTVAPPDDSCYLELRSRRLEKQPPPLQLNSREDQGLEHSEDRTREECFEAALISCSVGAGGLEIEASFGGNNLDTEANRSTKQITPSNSTRGAGTPCSSTRKAHSRIPSQRLPLNAVFVNMPALHELEDFFAIEEQAMQRHFIEKYNFDCVNDSPLPGRYEWVKQSL, encoded by the exons ATGGGGAAGTACATGAGGAAAGCTAAAACTGCCGGTGACACGGCGGTCATGGAGATGTCACATTCATCATCACTCGGCGTACGTACTCGCGCCAAAACATTAGCTCTCCAGCGCCTCCAGTCCACCGCCGCTTCTACTGTTGCTCCGCCTGACGACTCGTGCTACCTTGAGCTTCGCTCGCGGCGGCTGGAGAAACAGCCGCCACCGCTTCAGCTTAATTCGCGAGAAGATCAAGGACTGGAACACTCCGAGGACAGAACTCGCGAGGAGTGTTTTGAAGCAGCTTTGATTTCGTGTTCGGTAGGGGCGGGTGGTTTGGAAATCGAGGCTTCTTTCGGTGGAAATAATCTTGATACTGAAGCTAACAG GAGCACTAAGCAAATCACTCCCAGTAATTCAACTAGGGGCGCAGGGACCCCCTGCTCTTCGACTCGAAAGGCGCATTCGAGGATACCTAGCCAAAGGTTGCCCTTAAATGCTGTTTTCGTAAACATGCCTGCACTGCATGAGTTGGAGGATTTCTTTGCTATTGAGGAGCAAGCCATGCAACGCCATTTTATAGAAAA ATACAACTTCGACTGTGTGAATGATTCACCTCTCCCGGGACGTTATGAATGGGTGAAACAGAGTCTTTGA